Proteins from a single region of Lachnospiraceae bacterium:
- a CDS encoding response regulator transcription factor → MNPHIQIAICDDEASELNYVRTIVESWAQQSGHHINIETFASAEAFLFHYAENKAYDILLLDIEMKEMNGIMLAKQIRAQNKTMQIIFVTGFADYMQQGYDVAALHYLMKPVSSEKLSEVLTRAARQIARCPQVLFVEHRGESVRITLDELLYIEAMAHGTELVLEQEKEGHRRILRLEAADSISQFESRLQKDFVRCHRSYLVNLMRIERITKTEILLDTQNSVPLSRRRYAAVNQAFIEYYTKEKP, encoded by the coding sequence ATGAATCCACATATTCAGATTGCTATTTGCGATGATGAGGCTAGTGAATTAAACTATGTACGCACAATTGTTGAAAGCTGGGCGCAGCAAAGCGGTCATCATATCAATATCGAGACCTTTGCAAGCGCAGAAGCATTTTTATTTCATTATGCCGAAAATAAAGCGTATGATATATTGCTGCTTGATATCGAGATGAAGGAAATGAACGGTATTATGCTGGCAAAGCAAATCCGCGCGCAGAACAAAACCATGCAGATCATCTTTGTCACCGGATTTGCCGACTATATGCAGCAGGGGTATGATGTAGCGGCGCTTCACTATTTAATGAAGCCAGTGAGCAGCGAGAAGCTTTCAGAGGTGCTCACGCGGGCCGCCAGACAGATTGCACGCTGCCCTCAGGTTCTCTTTGTAGAGCACCGAGGAGAGAGCGTGCGCATTACGCTGGATGAGCTTCTGTATATTGAGGCGATGGCGCATGGTACCGAGCTGGTGCTTGAACAGGAAAAGGAAGGTCATAGGAGAATTCTGCGCCTAGAGGCTGCCGACTCCATCTCCCAATTTGAAAGCAGGCTGCAGAAGGATTTTGTGCGCTGCCACCGCTCTTATTTGGTCAATCTCATGCGCATAGAGCGCATTACCAAGACGGAAATCCTGCTTGATACGCAAAACAGCGTTCCGCTGTCGCGCCGCCGCTATGCAGCAGTCAATCAGGCCTTTATCGAGTATTATACAAAGGAGAAACCATGA
- a CDS encoding ABC transporter ATP-binding protein, protein MKEQKASHRAFDTAWWVLKREWKYAKPLFLFLVVSALIYVGEQLLTIILSQQTVQQIQSSHSYSHMMLVLGGIITGLCLLKTITNTMATGKWPYESLFREKIRGEFVKKHLSVSYMTAESPKFQDMYRRGQEVLWASGSYSSLTNLAESAVGFIKNIIGYLLFGTVISFVSPWIAILLTASAGVHYYFMQRYVRYEYQNRKNWTPIDRKMDYILGKSRTFETAKDVRIYGLNTWFSDLFQQLAKQRLAWDRKLLKKSFSASMAELVIILLRDGLAYYFLIALTLRGEITADEFVLYFAAIGSFATWVGGIMQAWNTVHAENLKVCDLRDVIEWQEEAWWQGSFDEEINEACSLELRGVSFSYAGAVKPVLEDVSVKIAPGEKIAIVGLNGAGKTTLIKNICGLYHPTSGEILVDGRPQKQFTRQGYMKLFSVVFQDFQMLQTGIAEMVSSEAPDKTDRKRVQKCLQLAGLWHKIESLPQGMDTPIGRQIYQNGIDLSGGERQKLMLAKAIYKAAPMLILDEPTAALDPIAENEMYQQYHALTKGRTSIFISHRLSSTRFCDRILLLEDGRIIESGSHEELMTLGGRYAELYETQSRYYEEEVQADGGE, encoded by the coding sequence ATGAAAGAGCAAAAGGCTTCGCACCGTGCGTTTGATACAGCGTGGTGGGTACTTAAAAGAGAATGGAAATATGCAAAGCCGCTATTTTTGTTTCTCGTGGTATCGGCGCTCATCTATGTGGGAGAGCAGCTTTTAACGATTATTCTTTCGCAGCAGACAGTGCAGCAGATTCAGAGCAGTCATTCATACAGCCATATGATGCTGGTGCTGGGAGGCATCATCACGGGACTATGTCTCTTAAAAACAATCACCAATACGATGGCCACCGGAAAGTGGCCCTATGAATCCCTGTTTCGGGAGAAAATCCGCGGTGAATTTGTGAAAAAACATCTCAGCGTATCCTATATGACGGCCGAATCTCCGAAATTTCAGGATATGTACCGCAGAGGGCAGGAGGTGCTCTGGGCCAGCGGTTCTTACAGCTCACTCACCAATTTGGCAGAATCCGCTGTGGGCTTCATCAAAAACATCATTGGCTATCTTTTGTTTGGGACAGTGATTTCTTTTGTCAGCCCATGGATTGCTATCCTGCTGACAGCCTCGGCAGGTGTTCACTATTATTTCATGCAGCGCTATGTGCGATATGAGTATCAAAACAGAAAGAACTGGACGCCGATCGACCGCAAAATGGATTATATTTTAGGGAAAAGCCGCACCTTTGAAACGGCCAAGGATGTGCGGATCTATGGATTAAACACGTGGTTTTCTGATCTGTTTCAGCAGCTCGCCAAGCAGCGGCTTGCATGGGACCGAAAGCTTTTAAAAAAGAGCTTTTCTGCCAGCATGGCGGAGCTGGTGATCATTCTGCTGCGTGATGGGCTGGCATATTATTTTTTGATTGCCCTTACCCTGCGGGGGGAGATAACAGCAGATGAATTTGTTCTTTATTTTGCTGCCATTGGCAGCTTTGCCACATGGGTGGGAGGAATCATGCAGGCCTGGAATACTGTGCATGCAGAAAACCTGAAGGTGTGCGACCTGCGCGATGTCATTGAATGGCAGGAGGAAGCCTGGTGGCAGGGAAGCTTTGACGAAGAAATTAACGAGGCATGCAGTCTTGAGCTGAGAGGCGTAAGCTTTTCCTATGCCGGCGCTGTAAAACCAGTGCTGGAGGATGTATCGGTAAAGATTGCACCAGGAGAAAAGATTGCCATTGTAGGGCTTAACGGTGCAGGCAAAACAACACTGATCAAAAACATCTGCGGCCTTTATCATCCTACCAGTGGTGAAATTTTGGTAGACGGCCGCCCGCAAAAGCAGTTTACGAGACAGGGATATATGAAGCTATTTTCCGTAGTATTTCAGGACTTTCAGATGCTGCAGACGGGCATTGCCGAAATGGTATCCTCCGAGGCACCGGATAAAACAGATCGGAAACGCGTCCAGAAGTGTCTGCAGCTGGCAGGGCTCTGGCATAAGATAGAGTCGCTGCCGCAGGGCATGGATACACCGATTGGACGTCAGATCTATCAAAACGGCATCGATCTATCGGGCGGAGAACGTCAGAAGCTAATGTTGGCAAAGGCCATTTATAAGGCGGCGCCCATGCTGATCTTAGATGAGCCCACAGCCGCGCTGGATCCGATTGCAGAGAACGAGATGTATCAGCAGTACCATGCGCTGACAAAGGGGCGGACCTCGATTTTTATTTCTCATCGCTTGTCCTCTACGCGCTTCTGCGACCGCATTCTGCTGCTGGAAGATGGACGGATCATTGAAAGCGGAAGCCATGAGGAATTAATGACGCTTGGCGGGCGGTATGCCGAGCTGTATGAAACACAAAGCCGCTATTATGAAGAGGAGGTGCAGGCAGATGGCGGAGAATAA
- a CDS encoding GNAT family N-acetyltransferase, which translates to MEVMYRAYQEQDREAVWKLLEQAHLTHGTLTYCMRHFPQYGLVALEGQEIVGCGFRAAANENGRASCGVYVCPVYRRKRIGTTLLWRLQEAMKEEGIQKLASMYELGTEGELFAKAKGLEPVHMVRYMSYEGEALEVQKGEFAPYQDEYYEEIHALLNEAFAEKRESNEEERAHYREAQQDIFVCREEGAIVAVAFLQDNEIRRLAVRADKQGQGWGRAMLSFSVNTLQQRGYEKCYLWVMVGNQAIRAYHNMKWVVEGTYAFASKNI; encoded by the coding sequence ATGGAAGTGATGTACCGGGCCTATCAGGAGCAGGATCGGGAAGCTGTATGGAAGCTTCTTGAGCAGGCGCATCTAACCCATGGCACATTGACGTATTGTATGCGTCATTTTCCGCAGTATGGGCTGGTTGCACTAGAAGGGCAGGAGATTGTAGGCTGCGGCTTTCGCGCAGCGGCGAATGAAAACGGCCGGGCAAGCTGCGGTGTATATGTCTGTCCTGTGTATAGAAGAAAACGCATTGGCACAACACTGCTTTGGCGTTTGCAGGAGGCTATGAAGGAAGAAGGAATTCAAAAGCTGGCTTCTATGTATGAGCTGGGCACAGAGGGTGAGCTTTTTGCTAAAGCCAAAGGACTGGAGCCTGTGCATATGGTTCGCTATATGTCATATGAGGGCGAAGCATTGGAGGTGCAAAAGGGGGAATTTGCCCCATATCAGGATGAATATTATGAAGAGATCCATGCGCTTCTAAATGAAGCCTTTGCGGAAAAGCGGGAATCCAATGAAGAAGAAAGGGCTCATTACCGGGAAGCGCAGCAGGATATTTTTGTGTGCCGGGAAGAGGGAGCGATCGTTGCCGTAGCTTTTTTGCAGGACAATGAAATCCGAAGACTGGCCGTGCGAGCGGACAAGCAAGGACAGGGCTGGGGACGGGCCATGCTTTCTTTTTCTGTCAATACGCTGCAGCAGAGAGGATATGAAAAGTGCTATTTATGGGTGATGGTTGGCAATCAGGCCATTCGCGCTTATCATAATATGAAATGGGTTGTTGAGGGTACATATGCATTTGCCAGTAAAAACATATAA
- a CDS encoding sensor histidine kinase: protein MNLFAKWLDRRFAAMQQDLVSRHYDEVQNIYQTMRGWRHDYHNHIQTMLALLETQEQTAGTAGNMTSFAEAAKPLKEYLLSLNDDLTQVDTVIKTGNIMIDAILNSKLSLIQKKGIEVSAKAVVPHNLAISEIDLCNILGNLLDNAMEACLRQPPEQKRFVRVYMGILKKQLYISVSNSMGKTAKQGEDRFLSSKQGRLHGLGLGRIDQTVEKYGGYVNRKQEEGVFATELLLPQPVIEEC, encoded by the coding sequence ATGAATCTGTTTGCAAAATGGCTTGACCGGCGCTTTGCTGCCATGCAGCAGGATCTCGTCAGCCGGCATTACGACGAGGTGCAAAACATCTATCAAACCATGCGCGGCTGGCGGCACGATTACCATAATCACATTCAGACCATGCTGGCGCTGTTAGAAACGCAGGAGCAAACGGCCGGCACAGCCGGAAACATGACGTCATTTGCGGAGGCGGCCAAGCCGCTTAAAGAGTATCTGCTGAGCCTCAACGATGATCTGACGCAGGTGGATACCGTGATCAAGACAGGCAATATTATGATAGACGCTATTTTAAACAGCAAGCTTTCATTGATTCAGAAGAAGGGTATTGAGGTAAGCGCTAAAGCCGTTGTACCGCATAATTTGGCCATATCAGAGATTGATTTGTGCAACATTCTGGGCAATCTTCTGGATAATGCGATGGAGGCCTGCCTGAGACAGCCGCCGGAGCAAAAACGGTTTGTTCGGGTGTATATGGGAATATTAAAAAAGCAATTATATATATCCGTATCCAATTCAATGGGGAAGACAGCCAAACAAGGCGAGGATCGTTTTTTGAGCAGTAAACAAGGAAGGCTGCATGGCCTTGGCTTGGGACGCATCGATCAAACAGTAGAAAAGTATGGCGGCTATGTCAATCGCAAGCAGGAAGAGGGCGTGTTTGCCACCGAGCTGCTGCTGCCGCAGCCAGTCATAGAGGAATGTTGA
- a CDS encoding HAD-IA family hydrolase: MLFDLDGTLTDPKEGITKSVQYALADFGIMEPDLEALVCFIGPPLKESFQEYYGMDEPEAEHAVCKYRERFSEVGLYENRVFEGVKELLTELRAAGKTLAVATSKPTVFAKKILKKYELTAYFEEIVGSELDGRRSQKAEVIEEALHRLDMQDRRDQVTMVGDRRQDVQGAKACGVKSIGVRFGYAEPGELESAGADAIAADICELRHLLLTR; this comes from the coding sequence ATTTTGTTTGATTTGGATGGGACGCTGACAGATCCTAAAGAGGGGATTACTAAAAGCGTGCAGTATGCGCTGGCAGATTTTGGGATTATGGAGCCTGATCTGGAGGCGCTTGTATGCTTTATCGGGCCGCCGCTTAAGGAAAGCTTTCAGGAGTACTATGGGATGGATGAGCCGGAGGCAGAGCATGCCGTGTGCAAATACCGCGAACGCTTTAGTGAAGTAGGGCTATATGAGAACCGCGTGTTTGAGGGAGTGAAGGAGCTTCTTACGGAGCTGCGGGCCGCCGGGAAAACACTGGCGGTCGCGACCTCAAAGCCGACTGTGTTTGCAAAGAAAATATTGAAAAAATATGAACTGACTGCCTACTTTGAAGAGATCGTGGGCAGCGAGCTGGATGGGCGCCGCAGTCAGAAGGCAGAAGTGATAGAGGAGGCGCTGCACCGTCTGGATATGCAGGATAGGCGCGATCAGGTGACCATGGTCGGAGACCGGCGGCAGGATGTGCAAGGCGCCAAAGCCTGCGGAGTCAAAAGCATCGGCGTGCGTTTTGGGTATGCGGAGCCGGGAGAGCTGGAAAGCGCCGGAGCGGATGCGATAGCGGCCGATATCTGTGAATTAAGGCATTTGCTGCTGACACGATAA
- the hflB gene encoding ATP-dependent zinc metalloprotease FtsH, giving the protein MEEVKTPKRPLLYYLLIVMVVMMLLNMFVFPRMLSPQVEEADYGQFLKMAKEGKLTEVQVTDTEIVFSDNSEPKKYYTTGRMEDPFLVDRLEQAGIATYGAPIVEEMSPFLSILLSWVLPLLIFALLGRFLMNSVMKKMGGAGGLGGGNVMSFGKSNAKVYVQSTDGIRFSDVAGEDEAKELLTEIVDYLHNPGRYAEIGASIPKGALLVGPPGTGKTLLAKAVAGEANVPFFSISGSEFVEMFVGMGAAKVRDLFKQANEKAPCIVFIDEIDTIGKKRDTAANIGGNDEREQTLNQLLTEMDGFDARKGVIILAATNRPDSLDPALLRPGRFDRRIPVELPDLAGREAILKVHAKKVKIGDKVNFAAIAKMAAGASGAELANMVNEAALRAVRAGRKYVTQSDLEESVEVVIAGYQKKNAILSDHEKMVVAYHEIGHALVAALQSHSAPVTKITIVPRTSGALGYTMQVEQDDHNLMSKEELENKIATYTGGRVAEELIFHSVTTGAANDIEQATKLARAMVTRFGMSEEFGMVALETMSNQYLGGDASLACSPETATEIDRKVVALVKEQYAKAEGLLRSHMKELNSLAQYLYQYETITGDEFMDVLHTEVETAEESEKE; this is encoded by the coding sequence ATGGAAGAAGTAAAGACTCCCAAAAGACCGTTATTATATTATTTGCTAATCGTGATGGTCGTGATGATGCTGCTCAATATGTTTGTATTCCCCCGTATGCTTTCGCCGCAGGTGGAAGAGGCGGATTACGGGCAGTTTTTAAAAATGGCTAAGGAAGGAAAGCTGACGGAAGTACAGGTGACAGATACTGAGATCGTATTTTCCGATAACAGCGAGCCTAAAAAGTACTATACAACGGGACGCATGGAGGATCCGTTTCTGGTGGACCGGCTGGAACAGGCCGGCATTGCCACCTATGGTGCGCCCATTGTCGAGGAGATGTCGCCGTTTCTTAGTATTTTGCTGAGCTGGGTGCTGCCGCTGCTCATTTTTGCTCTTCTGGGCCGATTCCTGATGAACTCTGTGATGAAGAAGATGGGAGGCGCGGGCGGCCTTGGCGGCGGCAATGTAATGTCATTTGGAAAGAGCAATGCGAAGGTTTATGTGCAGTCAACCGACGGCATTCGCTTTAGTGATGTGGCAGGCGAGGATGAAGCCAAGGAGCTGCTGACCGAGATTGTGGATTATCTGCATAATCCGGGGCGGTATGCAGAGATTGGTGCTTCGATTCCTAAAGGGGCGCTGCTGGTTGGCCCTCCGGGAACAGGTAAAACTCTTTTGGCAAAGGCAGTTGCCGGCGAGGCGAATGTGCCGTTTTTCTCTATTTCCGGTTCTGAATTTGTAGAAATGTTTGTCGGCATGGGAGCGGCTAAGGTGCGCGACCTGTTTAAACAGGCCAATGAAAAGGCTCCGTGTATTGTGTTTATTGATGAGATCGATACGATCGGCAAGAAGAGGGATACAGCTGCCAACATCGGCGGTAATGATGAACGGGAACAAACGCTCAATCAGCTTCTCACGGAGATGGATGGCTTTGATGCCAGAAAGGGTGTCATCATCCTCGCGGCAACCAACCGTCCGGATTCGCTCGATCCAGCACTTTTGCGCCCGGGGCGCTTTGACCGCAGGATCCCGGTGGAGCTGCCGGATCTGGCCGGGCGTGAGGCCATTCTGAAGGTGCATGCTAAAAAGGTGAAGATTGGCGATAAGGTGAATTTTGCAGCTATTGCCAAGATGGCGGCCGGCGCTTCTGGTGCGGAGCTTGCCAATATGGTGAATGAGGCGGCGTTGCGTGCGGTGCGGGCCGGGCGTAAATATGTGACGCAGTCGGATCTGGAGGAAAGCGTTGAGGTCGTGATCGCAGGATATCAGAAGAAGAATGCGATTTTGTCGGATCATGAGAAGATGGTGGTGGCGTATCACGAAATTGGTCATGCGCTGGTCGCAGCGCTGCAAAGCCATTCGGCACCGGTGACGAAAATTACGATTGTGCCGCGTACTTCTGGTGCGCTGGGATATACGATGCAGGTGGAGCAGGATGATCACAACCTGATGTCGAAGGAGGAGCTGGAAAATAAGATTGCGACTTATACAGGCGGGCGCGTGGCGGAGGAGCTGATTTTCCATTCGGTGACTACGGGCGCTGCCAATGATATTGAGCAGGCGACTAAGCTGGCGCGGGCGATGGTTACGCGCTTTGGTATGAGCGAGGAGTTTGGCATGGTGGCGCTGGAAACGATGAGTAATCAGTATCTGGGCGGAGATGCGTCCCTAGCCTGTTCGCCGGAGACGGCGACTGAAATTGACCGCAAGGTGGTGGCGCTTGTCAAGGAGCAATATGCCAAGGCGGAAGGGCTGCTGCGCTCGCATATGAAGGAGCTTAACTCGCTGGCGCAGTATCTGTATCAGTATGAGACCATTACAGGCGATGAATTTATGGATGTACTGCATACAGAGGTAGAAACGGCTGAGGAGAGCGAAAAAGAGTAA
- a CDS encoding nitroreductase family protein — protein sequence MQAMIHNEVVDAILERRSVRAYTDERLTESELQTIVQCALWAPSALNQQTTRIVATQDAALIAELAEDAGRSGFYYQAPCFLFFYAKKENKWGACNAALAVENAALAAKALGLDSVVIGCVYDYLKSQEGEQKWQKKLQLPQDYEFVLGLAVGHGSEAPQAKPRNQENIIWK from the coding sequence ATGCAGGCAATGATTCATAATGAGGTTGTGGATGCAATCCTAGAGCGGCGCAGTGTGCGTGCATATACGGATGAAAGGCTGACAGAAAGCGAGCTCCAGACCATTGTGCAGTGTGCGCTTTGGGCGCCCTCTGCCCTGAACCAGCAGACGACCCGCATAGTAGCGACGCAGGATGCAGCACTCATTGCAGAGCTGGCGGAGGATGCCGGCCGCAGCGGCTTTTATTATCAGGCGCCGTGTTTTCTCTTTTTCTATGCAAAAAAAGAAAACAAATGGGGGGCCTGCAATGCCGCCCTTGCGGTGGAGAATGCGGCGCTCGCCGCAAAGGCTCTTGGCCTTGATTCTGTCGTTATTGGCTGTGTATATGACTATTTAAAATCGCAGGAAGGGGAGCAAAAGTGGCAGAAAAAGCTGCAGCTTCCGCAGGACTATGAGTTTGTGCTGGGCCTTGCCGTAGGCCATGGCAGCGAAGCGCCGCAGGCAAAGCCGAGAAATCAGGAGAATATCATATGGAAGTGA
- a CDS encoding FkbM family methyltransferase, whose product MKERIILFMAFTLSSLLQSSPTVWERLQNASLPIVFYGTGDGADKIISVMQAASIPLHAIFVSDDFYRGQHFHGLPVTTLAQLETALSDFIIVVAFGSHLPEIIDRVTAMAQKHPLVIPDVPVYGHTLFNRSFAHSHAAELEAAYALLADDASRQVFEQVLTYKLTGALTPLLQSASPKQEVFSELLPLHDHENYLDLGAYRGDTIQEFLTATGGKYDAITALEPDARSFKKLTQFSQPLAAVRPMCCGVSDRNEVIYMKTGRGRGSSASAASGVTPVQMTTIDSLSLPVSYLKMDVEGFEAAALRGGADTLKRLKPKLNIACYHRSEDLYLLPLLIHELQPAYQIFMRRHPCLPCWDLNLYCR is encoded by the coding sequence TTGAAAGAAAGGATTATTTTATTTATGGCATTTACCCTCTCTTCCTTACTGCAATCCTCTCCAACCGTCTGGGAACGCCTGCAAAACGCCTCTCTGCCCATCGTTTTTTACGGCACAGGGGACGGAGCCGACAAAATCATCAGTGTCATGCAGGCTGCCTCCATTCCTCTGCATGCCATCTTTGTAAGCGATGATTTCTATCGGGGCCAGCATTTTCACGGTTTGCCCGTCACCACTCTGGCTCAGCTCGAAACTGCTCTGTCCGATTTCATCATCGTCGTCGCCTTTGGCTCCCATCTTCCCGAAATCATAGACCGGGTAACCGCTATGGCGCAAAAACATCCCCTTGTCATTCCCGACGTTCCCGTCTATGGTCATACCCTGTTCAACCGCTCCTTCGCTCACTCCCATGCCGCCGAGCTCGAAGCCGCCTATGCCCTGCTCGCCGACGACGCCTCACGTCAAGTATTTGAGCAGGTTTTAACCTATAAGCTCACCGGTGCCCTCACGCCGCTCCTGCAAAGCGCATCGCCCAAGCAAGAAGTCTTTTCTGAGCTGCTTCCCCTGCATGATCATGAGAACTACCTTGATCTAGGCGCCTATCGCGGCGATACCATTCAGGAATTTCTCACCGCCACGGGCGGAAAGTATGACGCCATCACAGCCTTAGAGCCAGACGCTCGCAGCTTCAAAAAATTAACGCAGTTTTCGCAGCCTCTTGCCGCCGTGCGGCCCATGTGCTGCGGCGTGTCCGACCGCAATGAGGTGATTTATATGAAAACTGGGCGTGGGCGCGGCTCCTCTGCCTCTGCAGCCTCCGGCGTTACGCCGGTCCAAATGACGACTATCGACTCGCTTTCGCTGCCGGTCAGCTATCTGAAAATGGATGTGGAGGGTTTTGAAGCTGCTGCTCTGCGCGGCGGTGCTGACACGCTGAAACGGCTGAAGCCCAAGCTCAATATTGCCTGCTATCACCGCAGTGAGGATCTGTATCTTCTGCCGCTGCTGATCCACGAGCTGCAGCCTGCCTATCAGATTTTTATGCGGCGCCACCCCTGCCTGCCCTGCTGGGATCTGAATCTGTACTGCCGATGA
- a CDS encoding BlaI/MecI/CopY family transcriptional regulator, whose product MAEIQLGAVEARFADIIWEREPVTSAELIKLAAAKLTWKRTTTHTVLRRLCDKGLFQNHNGVVTSLLSRQEFYARHSKKYVDETFAGSLPAFLAAFTREKKLTTEEIAEIRELIDKAGESR is encoded by the coding sequence ATGGCAGAAATTCAATTAGGGGCAGTGGAGGCCCGTTTTGCGGATATCATTTGGGAGCGGGAGCCAGTGACATCCGCCGAACTTATAAAGCTGGCCGCGGCAAAACTCACTTGGAAACGGACAACGACACATACGGTGCTGCGCAGGCTCTGCGACAAGGGTCTGTTTCAAAATCATAACGGCGTGGTGACTTCTCTTCTATCCCGGCAGGAGTTTTATGCCCGGCATAGCAAGAAATATGTGGATGAGACCTTTGCGGGATCTCTCCCCGCTTTCCTTGCTGCGTTTACCAGAGAGAAGAAGCTGACAACCGAGGAAATTGCAGAGATTCGTGAACTAATCGACAAGGCGGGGGAATCACGTTAA
- a CDS encoding DUF1292 domain-containing protein, which translates to MSDQEKEEMNSIISLTDEQGNEVQFELLDVVPYNGNEYIAIVPAEEEDEEGDMVQLYRIVPDEDGETETYVGLESEEELDAVYSEFQKRNADFFDFAD; encoded by the coding sequence ATGAGTGATCAGGAAAAGGAAGAGATGAATAGCATTATTTCTTTGACGGATGAGCAGGGAAATGAAGTGCAGTTTGAATTATTGGATGTTGTGCCATATAATGGAAATGAATATATTGCCATTGTTCCGGCAGAGGAAGAAGATGAAGAGGGCGATATGGTGCAGCTGTACAGGATTGTGCCGGATGAGGACGGCGAGACAGAGACGTATGTCGGTCTGGAGAGCGAAGAGGAGCTGGACGCGGTATACAGCGAGTTTCAAAAGAGAAATGCAGACTTTTTTGATTTTGCAGATTAA